Part of the Cystobacter ferrugineus genome, CCAGGTGTTGATGTCCTCGCGGATACCGGAGGGGTCGGCGGAGAAGTCCACCACGTGCATGCCCGTGCCGTAGTGCTGGGCGAGCACATCGAGGTACTCGGGCTGGAAGGCGAAGCCCCTCTGGCCCCAGGTGGCGTTCACCCCGCTGAACTGGGGCGGCGTCGCCTGCCCCGTGTCTCCCGGGGGAGCGAGCAACGCCAGGCTCAGGGCATTCATGGCCGGATGGAGCCGGTCCTGGGGCAGGGAGAACCGAAGCCCCTGGCCCATCTGGCGCTCGGTCTCCCCGCGCGCGCCCGCGTACACCATGGCCAGCGCCTGCGAGACGCTGTACGGCGAGAAGAAAAGATTCTTCCCGGGCTCGCGCAACTCCCGGTACAGCGCGGCCCCGAAGTCGGTGTTCCCCGCGGCGACGGCCTCGAGGTCCGAGGCGGGGGCGTCGGGGTTCGCCACGCGCTCCTTGCCCGAGGAGATGAACTCACCAGGCGCGCTCACCGCCTCCGTGGAGCCCGGAGTTGGGCCCGGCGTGGGTCCCTGCCCGACGCCGAGCGGTTCTCCGGAGGAGCACGCACAGGCCGCGAGCAACCACCCGGTGGTGAGACGACCCATCAATCCCTGACGCCATGCAACCATATAACCTCCCTGAGACAGCGATTCGAGCGGCCAGATAGCAAGAGCCATGCGAACACAGCCCACCAGGGATTCCAATGGCTTACAGGAGCGCATCCGGGCGCCCCTCGGATTTCCGAGGTGGATTTCGTGGCCTTGACGTATCCTATGAAATCCACATAAAGACGCTCAAGTAGTTTAAACATTAAAACACGACAGGCAGGTCAACATGATTCCTCGCCGAACCTCGTTCCGCCCGTTCCTCGCCGCCGCGCTGACACTGGCGTCGGCGCTCGTCTCGGCCTGTGGCCAGGAGCCCGCCACCTCCCTCGGGGAGGAGTCGCCCGCGGAGTCCGCGAGCCAGACGGCGACGCTCACCGAACTCATCGTCAACGGAAATTTCAACGCGGGGAGCACCACGCCCTGGTGGAATGGCGCCAACACGCAGTCGCGCGTCGAGAACGCCCAGTGGCGGATCGATGTCACCACCGGCACCGCCAATGTCTGGGACGCGATCGTCGGCCAGAGCGGCATCCGCCTGACGAGCGGGCAGAGCTACACCCTGTCCTTCACCGCGTCGGCCTCGACGGCTGGGGCGCTGGTCACCACGGTGCAGACGGAGGCCGCCCCGTACACCACGACGCTGAACCAGCGGATCACGGTCGACGCCACGCCGCGCCGCTACTCCTTCCCCTTCACCTCGTCCCTGAGCACGGGCCAGGGCCAGGTGACCTTCCAGCTCGGTGGCGCGGCGGCCCGCACCCTCCGGCTCGATGACATCTCGCTCACGACGGGTACGGGCGGAGGCACGGATGGGGGCACTGGCGGAGGCTCGGACGGGGGCAGCGATGGGGGCACCGGCGGAGGCTCGGACGGAGGCACCGATGGGGGCTCGGGACCCCTGGCCATGACCAACGGCTTCTACGTGGATCCGAACTCCAACCCCTCCGCCTGGGTGAAGGCCAACAGCGGCGACTCGCGAGCCGCCAGCATCCAGTCGGCCATCGCGAGCAAGCCGATGGCGCGCTGGTTCGGCAACTGGAACAGCGACATCACCTCGGCGGTGTCGAGCTACGTCGGCGCGGCGGCCGCCGCCGGCAAGCTGCCCGTGCTCGTGGCCTACAACATCCCCGGCCGCGACTGCGGCAGCCACTCGGGAGGCGGCGCGGGCAGCCCCGAGGCCTACCGGACGTGGATCTCCGGCCTCGCCTCGGGCATCGGCAACCGCCCCGCCATCGTCCTCATCGAGCCGGATGCCGTCGCCCAGCTCGACTGCCTGCCCGACGACACCGCCCGGCAGACCCGCCTGGGCCTGCTGCGCTACGCCACCGAGCAGTTGCGTGACCGCGCCCCCAACACGTGGGCCTACCTCGACGGCGGCAACGCGCGGTGGATCGCCGCCGACACCATGGCGCAGCGGCTCCACTCCGCGGGCGTGAGCAACATCCGGGGCTTCGTGGTCAACATCTCCAACTTCTACACCACCGCCGAGTCCATCTCGTATGGCAACGCCGTCAGCGCCGCGCTGTCCAGCCGCTACGGCTACGGCAAGCCCTTCGCGGTGGACACCAGCCGCAATGGCAACGGCTCCAACGGCGAGTGGTGCAATCCCGGCGGGCGCAAGCTGGGCACCCTGTCCCAGGTGGGCGGCGGCGCCGAGCTGCTCTTGTGGGTGAAGATCCCCGGGGACTCCGACGGCACGTGTGGCATCGCCCCGAACACGCCCGCGGGCCAGTTCAGCCCGGACCTCGCCATCCGCCTCATCAACGGCACGTAGTCAGACGAGCGCGGCCCCAGCCACGCCGCGCGTCGGCAGGGTGAAGGACCGGCCCTTCTACACCGGCCTTCCCACCCGGCCAACACGAGCAGATGGGGCGCCGCTCAAGGAACGTAGGCGATGTTCCACTGAGCGTAGGCTTCCTTGTTGGGGTCCGTGGCATGCACGGTGACGGAGTTGGGCGTCGAGGCGCCTGGCGAGCAGCCATTGCAGCGCGCCAGGTACTTCCCCGTGTCGGCCTGGAGACCCCACTTGCCATTGTTGAGCAGCACCGGCTTGAACTGAGCATACGCCGGGGCCGAGTCGGCCACGTGCACCGTCGCGAAGTCCGGCACCGTGCCGCCCACGATGCAGCCATTGCAGCGGCCCACGAACTTGCCGGTGTCCGACTTGAGGGCGATCTTCCCGCCGCTCACCTGCACCACCTCGAACTGGGCATAGGGCTCGGTGGCCGCCTTGACGTGCGTGGTGATGGTGTCGGGGATCTTGTTGTCCACGCTCTTCTGGCAGCCGTTGCACCGCGCCAGGTACGTCCCCTCATCCGACTGGAGGGAAATCTTGCTGCCCTTGGGGAAGATGGGAGTGATCGTCCACTGGGCGTAGGCTTCCTTGCCGGGGTTCGTGGCATGCACGGTGACGGAGTTGGGCGTCGAGGCGCCCGGTGAACAGCCATTGCAACGTGCCAGGTACTTCCCCGTGTCGGCCTTGAGCGCGTACTTGCCGTTGGCCAGCGTCTCGATCGTGAACTGGGCATACGCGGGCGGGGTGGCTTCGCCGACATGCACCGTCGCGAAGTCCGGCACCTTGCCGCCCGTGATGCAGCCATTGCAGCGGCCCACGAACTTGCCGGTGTCTGACTTGAGGGCGATCTTCCCGTTGCCCACGAGCACCAGTTCGAACTGGGCGTAGGGCTCGGTGGCCGCCTTGACGTGCGTGGTGATGGTGTCGGGGATCTTGTTGTCCACGCTCTTCTGGCAGCCGTTACACCGCGCGAAGTACGTCCCCTCATCCGACTGGAGGGAAACCTTCAGACCAGAGGCCAGGCTGGCTCCCGGAACCAGCCCACACAGCGCCACCAGACACAACACCCACTTCTTCAAGCCTTCCATCATTTCATCCCCCAAGGTCAATCCCAGACATCCGCCATCGGCGTGGGTGCGATTGGATCGAGCAAGAGCACTTCACCCGATGTGAATCGACACTAGACGAATAGTGAAACGAACAACAAGAGGAAGCCGACGCCCGGGGTGAATGAAATGCCCACCACTGGACGAACAGAGAACGGATGGGAAAAAGCCAGACGCGTCCACGCGCGGGGCGCGGCTCAGAAGGGAGCCCGCCGCTCGAAGTGGACGCGCCCGCCCGTCTCCGGGTGCGTGAATTCGAGTGCCTCCGCGTGCAGCATCAGGCGCGCGTCCTCGTGCCCGTAGAGGCGGTCTCCGACGATGGGCGCGCCCAGGCCGAGCGGGTGCGCCGCGTGGACGCGCAACTGGTGGGTCCGTCCCGTGAGCGGGAAGAAGGCCACGCGGGTGCGTGTCCCGGTCCGCTCGAGCACCCGCCAGCGGGTGACGGCGGCCTTGCCATGCACGGGATCGTGGATCTGCCGGGGCCGGTCGTTCAGGTCCACGCGCAGGGGAAGGTCGATGGTGCCCTCCTCGCCCTTTACCTGACCCTCCACCCACGCCACGTAGCGCTTGTGGACGTCGCGGTGGAGGAACTGCCGCTGCACGGCCGCGTGCGTGCGCGGGTCGAGCGCCGCGACGAGCAGCCCCGAGGTGTCCAGGTCGAGCCGGTGCACCAGCAGCGGCCCCGTGGCCTGGGAATACCGGGCGCGAAGCCGGGCCAGCACCGAGTCCGTCACCGCCTCGTCCTTGCCCGGCACGGACAGCAGACCCGAGGGCTTGTCGATCACCACGAGCCAGGCGTCCTCGAAGAGGATGGCCAGTTCTCCGGCCACGCGAGCGGGGGGAGCGAAGCGCCGGGGAGGCGCGACCTCGAGTCCCTCCAGCATGAAGGGCAACAGGGGGCCGCACTTGTCCCGGCAGGCGGCGTAGAAGGCCCCCGAGACGCGGCCACCCGAGGCCGGCGGCGTGCCCCACCAGAACTCGGCGAGCGCCAGGGGCATCAGACCGTGCGCGAAGGCATGGGCGAGCAGTTTGGGGGCGGCGCAATCGGCGGCGCCCGAGGGAGGCTCACCCGGAGCGTAGAGCGAGCGGAGGGGGCGGCGCGCTCCCCGCGCGTTGACCACCCCGTAGGTGTCGTGCAGGCGCCGCATGAGCGCGCGGCAGAACATGTGCCGCAGCCGTTCGAGCGCCCGCCCCCGGCGCTCGAGCCGTGCGAGCCTCGGCGCGAGCTCCCGTCGCTCGGCGTCCTGGGCCGCGTCCTCACGACGCCGCTCCGCCTTGTCACCCCGGCTCTCCTGGTCGAGCCGGTGGAGTGCCTCGCGCCGCGCGTCCTCGGACAGCACCCCCGAGGCCTCGAGCTCGGCCCGCCGGGCATGGCGCAGGCGCCGCCGCTCCTCATGTGCGAAACGGAGCTCCTCCCTGCGCCGGACATGGCGTGCTTCCTGGCGCGCGTGAGCGTCGCGGAGCGCGGCGAGCTCGGGCGAGGACTGGAAGGCTTCCGCGCGGGCGAGCAGCCGCTTCACCTGGGCCTCGCCGGGGGACTCGATGAGGGCACGGGCCTCGGCATCGAAGAGCGGCGGGACGTATCCCGGCAGGTTCCAGCGTCCCCCGAGCATGCCGGAGAAGGCGCGCAGGAAGCCAACACGGCCCCCGGGCTCGCGCACCACGAGCACCCCGAACATCTTGCCGCCCTCGGCACCCTCGAGCGGGCCGGTGGGGACACCCGGGGCCACGAAGCCCGAGCGAAGCTCCGCCCGCATCACCTCCGCGGCCCGTTGCGCCAGGGCGTGAGGGCCCTGCTCGTCGAAAGGACTCGGGAAGGCAGCGGGAAGCGCGTCCGGGGCTGGCTGCGGCTCGAAGGGGGTGAACCACGTCTCCACGGTGTCGCGCTAGCACGAAACCGACCCCATGCGGGAGGCGGCGAAGCAACCAGGCGGGTCTGGGGACGAGCGGCCCCCAAGAAGGGGCGGATCCGAGTAGACTTCGGCCCTCATTCCGGCGGTGAAGGCGCATGACCCCAACCGAGTACAAGGTCAAACCGGGCGACACGCTGTCCGCGATCGCTCGACATCACCATGTCACCGTGGATGACATCGCCCACCTCAACGGCATCAAGGACGTCAACCGCATCCGCGTCGGTCAGTCCCTGCGGATTCCGGTGAAGAGCGCCCCGAAGGCCCAGTCCGCACCCAAGGCCCCGCCCCCGGCCTCCCCGCCTCCCCGCCCGTCCGTTCCGCCTCCGCTCCTGTCCCCTTCCGTGCGACCCCGAACCCATCGGGTCCGCCTGTCGGAGACCCTGCTCCAGATCGCGCAGCTCTACGGGCTCTCGGCATCGGAGCTGGCGAAGATCAATGGCCTCGCCGATCCCCGCCTGCTCTGGGTCGGCCAGGAGCTGAAGCTCCCCGCGGGGAGCGCGTCCGCCCCGCCCGCTTCCGCCCCTTCGCACCCGAACAACGAGGCCGCTTCCACCGGCGCACACGCCTCGCCTCACACGGGCTCCTCCCCACCTTCGATGAACGCCATCCGGGAGGTCGCCTTCCGGATCACCGGGGCCATCGAGGGAGGCAAGGCCAGTAGCTACCAGACCAAGGACAAGGGAATCGTCAGCTACGGAAAGCACCAGGCCACCCTGGCCTCCGGCACGCTCGAAGTCATCATCACCCAGTACGTCAAGCAATCCAGCTCCGAGGCGGCGAAGGGCCTGGCCAGGTACAAGGACAAGCTCAGCGAGAAGGACAGCTCGCTGCGCACGGACGTGACCTTCAAGAAGCTGCTCCTGGAGGCGGCGGATGATCCGCTGATGAGCACCATCCAGGACTCGGTGTTCGCCAAGAACTACTGGTCCAAGGCCGAGCAGAGCGCGAAGAATGACAAGCTCAAGACCCCGCTCGCCTTCGTCATGTATTACGACACCCACATCCAGGGCGGACTGTCCGAGATACGTGCGAAGACCGCGGCGGCCCTGAAAGGCAAATCCTATACAGAGGCGGAATTCCTCACGGAATTCAACCACCAGCGCAAGGCCCGGCTGACAAGACTCGCGGCGGCCGCGAGGGCGAAGGGCGACGAAGATCATGCCGGAATGCTCGAGGGCTCGCGAAGCCGTGTGACCACCCTGCAGAATCTGGTGGACGCGAAGGACCTCCAGCTCCGGGGTGACCGGGATGGAATGCTCACCGTCAATGGCAAGAAGGTGCGGGGCCTGGATCCGTCCCACGCCTCCTCGGCCACGGCCTCGTCCGACTCGCCCGCGATGTCCTCCCCGGGCACCAGCGCCTCGTCCCCGGGCCCGTCCGCGAAACAGCGGACCCTCACCGGCTCGGTCGGCACGGGAGGCCACAACGCGGACGCCGATGTCCGGCTGGTCCAGAACCTGCTCAACGCACACCGTCTGCCGCCGCGCGCGCTGCTGCCAGTCAACGGCCGGGTCGACCTGCAGCTCGTCTGGGCCATCACCGAGTTCCAACGCTCGATGGGCATGCAGAAGCCAGACGGCCGCGTCGATCCCGGAGGCGGCACGTTCAAGGCGCTCTGCGCACAGCAGTCCAACCCCTGGGACGTGTCCCTGCCCATCGGGACCTCGGGAGGCGGGAACAGTGCCCCAGCCCACATCCCGGCCGCGGCGAACAAGGCGCATGCCGCCACCCTCGCGAAGCTCGCGAAGGCGGCCCGCCAGAGATTCAAGCTGAAGAACCTGGGAGCATGTGCCCGGGGCATGAGCGAAATGCTGCAGGCCGCGGGGTACACCTACGCGGGGGGCCGGCCCCGTGTCGCGGACGGAATCATCAAGAACCAGGCGTATGACTACAGCACGGACACCTGGGTGTCGGGCA contains:
- a CDS encoding LysM peptidoglycan-binding domain-containing protein gives rise to the protein MTPTEYKVKPGDTLSAIARHHHVTVDDIAHLNGIKDVNRIRVGQSLRIPVKSAPKAQSAPKAPPPASPPPRPSVPPPLLSPSVRPRTHRVRLSETLLQIAQLYGLSASELAKINGLADPRLLWVGQELKLPAGSASAPPASAPSHPNNEAASTGAHASPHTGSSPPSMNAIREVAFRITGAIEGGKASSYQTKDKGIVSYGKHQATLASGTLEVIITQYVKQSSSEAAKGLARYKDKLSEKDSSLRTDVTFKKLLLEAADDPLMSTIQDSVFAKNYWSKAEQSAKNDKLKTPLAFVMYYDTHIQGGLSEIRAKTAAALKGKSYTEAEFLTEFNHQRKARLTRLAAAARAKGDEDHAGMLEGSRSRVTTLQNLVDAKDLQLRGDRDGMLTVNGKKVRGLDPSHASSATASSDSPAMSSPGTSASSPGPSAKQRTLTGSVGTGGHNADADVRLVQNLLNAHRLPPRALLPVNGRVDLQLVWAITEFQRSMGMQKPDGRVDPGGGTFKALCAQQSNPWDVSLPIGTSGGGNSAPAHIPAAANKAHAATLAKLAKAARQRFKLKNLGACARGMSEMLQAAGYTYAGGRPRVADGIIKNQAYDYSTDTWVSGTTVGYYVGSRSHLKEGRVLPGKQKSAAANVSARFFAHTLRMFGFADCTKCLPGNGRSGAVAPESVKALRALPEGAVIVFGPALNRSVQKTGGHYSVGGHGHAGHVGVLVHEGQEALVVADGLLAKGGVRYTVESCLSNYAWAIGFVPTTAGKALTAKDLPKSSLLGPA
- a CDS encoding RluA family pseudouridine synthase; protein product: METWFTPFEPQPAPDALPAAFPSPFDEQGPHALAQRAAEVMRAELRSGFVAPGVPTGPLEGAEGGKMFGVLVVREPGGRVGFLRAFSGMLGGRWNLPGYVPPLFDAEARALIESPGEAQVKRLLARAEAFQSSPELAALRDAHARQEARHVRRREELRFAHEERRRLRHARRAELEASGVLSEDARREALHRLDQESRGDKAERRREDAAQDAERRELAPRLARLERRGRALERLRHMFCRALMRRLHDTYGVVNARGARRPLRSLYAPGEPPSGAADCAAPKLLAHAFAHGLMPLALAEFWWGTPPASGGRVSGAFYAACRDKCGPLLPFMLEGLEVAPPRRFAPPARVAGELAILFEDAWLVVIDKPSGLLSVPGKDEAVTDSVLARLRARYSQATGPLLVHRLDLDTSGLLVAALDPRTHAAVQRQFLHRDVHKRYVAWVEGQVKGEEGTIDLPLRVDLNDRPRQIHDPVHGKAAVTRWRVLERTGTRTRVAFFPLTGRTHQLRVHAAHPLGLGAPIVGDRLYGHEDARLMLHAEALEFTHPETGGRVHFERRAPF
- a CDS encoding fascin domain-containing protein, which gives rise to MMEGLKKWVLCLVALCGLVPGASLASGLKVSLQSDEGTYFARCNGCQKSVDNKIPDTITTHVKAATEPYAQFELVLVGNGKIALKSDTGKFVGRCNGCITGGKVPDFATVHVGEATPPAYAQFTIETLANGKYALKADTGKYLARCNGCSPGASTPNSVTVHATNPGKEAYAQWTITPIFPKGSKISLQSDEGTYLARCNGCQKSVDNKIPDTITTHVKAATEPYAQFEVVQVSGGKIALKSDTGKFVGRCNGCIVGGTVPDFATVHVADSAPAYAQFKPVLLNNGKWGLQADTGKYLARCNGCSPGASTPNSVTVHATDPNKEAYAQWNIAYVP
- a CDS encoding glycoside hydrolase family 6 protein, giving the protein MIPRRTSFRPFLAAALTLASALVSACGQEPATSLGEESPAESASQTATLTELIVNGNFNAGSTTPWWNGANTQSRVENAQWRIDVTTGTANVWDAIVGQSGIRLTSGQSYTLSFTASASTAGALVTTVQTEAAPYTTTLNQRITVDATPRRYSFPFTSSLSTGQGQVTFQLGGAAARTLRLDDISLTTGTGGGTDGGTGGGSDGGSDGGTGGGSDGGTDGGSGPLAMTNGFYVDPNSNPSAWVKANSGDSRAASIQSAIASKPMARWFGNWNSDITSAVSSYVGAAAAAGKLPVLVAYNIPGRDCGSHSGGGAGSPEAYRTWISGLASGIGNRPAIVLIEPDAVAQLDCLPDDTARQTRLGLLRYATEQLRDRAPNTWAYLDGGNARWIAADTMAQRLHSAGVSNIRGFVVNISNFYTTAESISYGNAVSAALSSRYGYGKPFAVDTSRNGNGSNGEWCNPGGRKLGTLSQVGGGAELLLWVKIPGDSDGTCGIAPNTPAGQFSPDLAIRLINGT